Proteins encoded within one genomic window of Ovis aries strain OAR_USU_Benz2616 breed Rambouillet chromosome 1, ARS-UI_Ramb_v3.0, whole genome shotgun sequence:
- the CCDC163 gene encoding transmembrane protein CCDC163 isoform X1, giving the protein MWVNRLQNRTHWPVHLFLFSNGCIHLESLPGVNIVPQPFFPVLSTVPSKYQLFLFLKKHLKKKKKRKKRLFPPPPNGLCTRLFLFPSAGDLAGTWISPHHLPTQSGIQAQKAWALEAPVFPERLNWAEAHSTSSLWDEVTILRSKLRSQAQVTEALRQAVQGLLEEREQQKYQISALEASLRLLQGGPEQRVLLLEQLLEEMRRELQGLRSQVQEQARAQIQTGAQKCSATSGLHEELQNERQLLCEESQILREELKLLRDQLSQHQELLLKQITERRQAQACSWKMLDQLQSGQDGKGHTLEAVRTEVQDARQEHDLLRTSVHVLQSKLPRLPTFAMSLSSSSSEVRLLDSNSSWELLRKLGEDLQRHTLSNPEPSSFQLQAQSLEQEDLFFKGPKILLSDL; this is encoded by the exons ATGTGGGTTAATAGATTGCAAAACAGAACTCATTGGCCTgtgcatttgtttctttttagcaACGGCTGTATCCACTTGGAGTCTCTACCGGGGGTAAATATTGTCCCTCAGCCTTTCTTTCCAGTGTTATCCACTGTTCCTTCCAAATaccaactttttcttttcctgaagaaacatctgaaaaaaaaaaaaaaaagaaagaaacgtcTGTTCCCTCCTCCGCCTAACGGGCTTTGCACTcgtctcttcctttttccctcaGCAGGAGACCTGGCTGGGACTTGGATTTCCCCTCATCATTTGCCTACTCAGTCAGGAATCCAAGCTCAAAAGGCTTGGGCTCTAGAGGCTCCTGTATTTCCAGAGAGGCTAAACTGGGCTGAGGCCCACAGTACATCTTCTCTCTGGGATGAAGTTACTATTCTACGATCCAAGCTTCGATCCCAGGCTCAG GTGACTGAAGCACTACGGCAGGCTGTCCAGGGCCTGCTGGAAGAGCGAGAGCAGCAGAAGTACCAGATCTCTGCCCTGGAAG CATCACTAAGGTTGCTGCAGGGCGGCCCAGAGCAAAGAGTCCTTCTCCTGGAGCAACTTCTGGAAGAGATGAGAAGGGAACTGCAGGGCCTTCGAAGCCAAGTGCAGGAACAGGCCCGAGCCCAAATACAGACAGGAGCACAGAAGTGCAGTGCCACCAGTGGCCTTCACGAAGAGCTTCAGAATGA GCGGCAACTGCTGTGCGAGGAGTCCCAGATTCTTCGGGAGGAACTAAAGTTGCTACGGGACCAGCTGA GCCAGCACCAGGAGCTGCTACTGAAACAGATAACTGAGAGGCGGCAAGCTCAGGCCTGCAGCTGGAAG ATGTTGGATCAGCTGCAAAGTGGCCAGGATGGCAAAGGTCACACCCTGGAGGCTGTCAGAACAGAGGTCCAAGATGCCCGGCAGGAGCATGACCTCCTCAG GACTTCCGTTCATGTCCTTCAATCTAAGCTGCCCAGACTGCCTACCTTCGCCATGTCGCTTTCTTCATCTAGCTCTGAAGTCAGGCTTCTGGACAGTAACAGTAGCTGGGAACTTTTAAGGAAGCTAGGTGAGG ATCTCCAGAGGCATACCCTTTCTAACCCGGAGCCCAGCAGCTTTCAGCTCCAGGCCCAGAGCCTTGAGCAAGAGGACCTATTCTTTAAGGGCCCCAAGATACTCCTAAGTGACCTGTAA
- the CCDC163 gene encoding transmembrane protein CCDC163 isoform X7 produces the protein MSRSLSWSEQLDALLNATDRNVSRIKQRLYPLGVSTGGDLAGTWISPHHLPTQSGIQAQKAWALEAPVFPERLNWAEAHSTSSLWDEVTILRSKLRSQAQVTEALRQAVQGLLEEREQQKYQISALEASLRLLQGGPEQRVLLLEQLLEEMRRELQGLRSQVQEQARAQIQTGAQKCSATSGLHEELQNERQLLCEESQILREELKLLRDQLSQHQELLLKQITERRQAQACSWKMLDQLQSGQDGKGHTLEAVRTEVQDARQEHDLLRTSVHVLQSKLPRLPTFAMSLSSSSSEVRLLDSNSSWELLRKLDLQRHTLSNPEPSSFQLQAQSLEQEDLFFKGPKILLSDL, from the exons ATGAGTAGGAGCCTGAGCTGGTCTGAGCAGCTCGACGCGCTTCTCAATGCTACGGACCGAAATGTGAGCAGGATTAAG caACGGCTGTATCCACTTGGAGTCTCTACCGGGG GAGACCTGGCTGGGACTTGGATTTCCCCTCATCATTTGCCTACTCAGTCAGGAATCCAAGCTCAAAAGGCTTGGGCTCTAGAGGCTCCTGTATTTCCAGAGAGGCTAAACTGGGCTGAGGCCCACAGTACATCTTCTCTCTGGGATGAAGTTACTATTCTACGATCCAAGCTTCGATCCCAGGCTCAG GTGACTGAAGCACTACGGCAGGCTGTCCAGGGCCTGCTGGAAGAGCGAGAGCAGCAGAAGTACCAGATCTCTGCCCTGGAAG CATCACTAAGGTTGCTGCAGGGCGGCCCAGAGCAAAGAGTCCTTCTCCTGGAGCAACTTCTGGAAGAGATGAGAAGGGAACTGCAGGGCCTTCGAAGCCAAGTGCAGGAACAGGCCCGAGCCCAAATACAGACAGGAGCACAGAAGTGCAGTGCCACCAGTGGCCTTCACGAAGAGCTTCAGAATGA GCGGCAACTGCTGTGCGAGGAGTCCCAGATTCTTCGGGAGGAACTAAAGTTGCTACGGGACCAGCTGA GCCAGCACCAGGAGCTGCTACTGAAACAGATAACTGAGAGGCGGCAAGCTCAGGCCTGCAGCTGGAAG ATGTTGGATCAGCTGCAAAGTGGCCAGGATGGCAAAGGTCACACCCTGGAGGCTGTCAGAACAGAGGTCCAAGATGCCCGGCAGGAGCATGACCTCCTCAG GACTTCCGTTCATGTCCTTCAATCTAAGCTGCCCAGACTGCCTACCTTCGCCATGTCGCTTTCTTCATCTAGCTCTGAAGTCAGGCTTCTGGACAGTAACAGTAGCTGGGAACTTTTAAGGAAGCTAG ATCTCCAGAGGCATACCCTTTCTAACCCGGAGCCCAGCAGCTTTCAGCTCCAGGCCCAGAGCCTTGAGCAAGAGGACCTATTCTTTAAGGGCCCCAAGATACTCCTAAGTGACCTGTAA
- the CCDC163 gene encoding transmembrane protein CCDC163 isoform X3 — translation MAPEFVGSKGTRRQGARPLPQAMSRSLSWSEQLDALLNATDRNVSRIKQRLYPLGVSTGAGDLAGTWISPHHLPTQSGIQAQKAWALEAPVFPERLNWAEAHSTSSLWDEVTILRSKLRSQAQVTEALRQAVQGLLEEREQQKYQISALEASLRLLQGGPEQRVLLLEQLLEEMRRELQGLRSQVQEQARAQIQTGAQKCSATSGLHEELQNERQLLCEESQILREELKLLRDQLSQHQELLLKQITERRQAQACSWKMLDQLQSGQDGKGHTLEAVRTEVQDARQEHDLLRTSVHVLQSKLPRLPTFAMSLSSSSSEVRLLDSNSSWELLRKLGEDLQRHTLSNPEPSSFQLQAQSLEQEDLFFKGPKILLSDL, via the exons ATGGCGCCAGAGTT TGTGGGGAGCAAGGGCACAAGACGCCAGGGAGCCAGACCCCTGCCGCAGGCTATGAGTAGGAGCCTGAGCTGGTCTGAGCAGCTCGACGCGCTTCTCAATGCTACGGACCGAAATGTGAGCAGGATTAAG caACGGCTGTATCCACTTGGAGTCTCTACCGGGG CAGGAGACCTGGCTGGGACTTGGATTTCCCCTCATCATTTGCCTACTCAGTCAGGAATCCAAGCTCAAAAGGCTTGGGCTCTAGAGGCTCCTGTATTTCCAGAGAGGCTAAACTGGGCTGAGGCCCACAGTACATCTTCTCTCTGGGATGAAGTTACTATTCTACGATCCAAGCTTCGATCCCAGGCTCAG GTGACTGAAGCACTACGGCAGGCTGTCCAGGGCCTGCTGGAAGAGCGAGAGCAGCAGAAGTACCAGATCTCTGCCCTGGAAG CATCACTAAGGTTGCTGCAGGGCGGCCCAGAGCAAAGAGTCCTTCTCCTGGAGCAACTTCTGGAAGAGATGAGAAGGGAACTGCAGGGCCTTCGAAGCCAAGTGCAGGAACAGGCCCGAGCCCAAATACAGACAGGAGCACAGAAGTGCAGTGCCACCAGTGGCCTTCACGAAGAGCTTCAGAATGA GCGGCAACTGCTGTGCGAGGAGTCCCAGATTCTTCGGGAGGAACTAAAGTTGCTACGGGACCAGCTGA GCCAGCACCAGGAGCTGCTACTGAAACAGATAACTGAGAGGCGGCAAGCTCAGGCCTGCAGCTGGAAG ATGTTGGATCAGCTGCAAAGTGGCCAGGATGGCAAAGGTCACACCCTGGAGGCTGTCAGAACAGAGGTCCAAGATGCCCGGCAGGAGCATGACCTCCTCAG GACTTCCGTTCATGTCCTTCAATCTAAGCTGCCCAGACTGCCTACCTTCGCCATGTCGCTTTCTTCATCTAGCTCTGAAGTCAGGCTTCTGGACAGTAACAGTAGCTGGGAACTTTTAAGGAAGCTAGGTGAGG ATCTCCAGAGGCATACCCTTTCTAACCCGGAGCCCAGCAGCTTTCAGCTCCAGGCCCAGAGCCTTGAGCAAGAGGACCTATTCTTTAAGGGCCCCAAGATACTCCTAAGTGACCTGTAA
- the CCDC163 gene encoding transmembrane protein CCDC163 isoform X2 — MWVNRLQNRTHWPVHLFLFSNGCIHLESLPGVNIVPQPFFPVLSTVPSKYQLFLFLKKHLKKKKKRKKRLFPPPPNGLCTRLFLFPSAGDLAGTWISPHHLPTQSGIQAQKAWALEAPVFPERLNWAEAHSTSSLWDEVTILRSKLRSQAQVTEALRQAVQGLLEEREQQKYQISALEASLRLLQGGPEQRVLLLEQLLEEMRRELQGLRSQVQEQARAQIQTGAQKCSATSGLHEELQNERQLLCEESQILREELKLLRDQLSQHQELLLKQITERRQAQACSWKMLDQLQSGQDGKGHTLEAVRTEVQDARQEHDLLRTSVHVLQSKLPRLPTFAMSLSSSSSEVRLLDSNSSWELLRKLDLQRHTLSNPEPSSFQLQAQSLEQEDLFFKGPKILLSDL, encoded by the exons ATGTGGGTTAATAGATTGCAAAACAGAACTCATTGGCCTgtgcatttgtttctttttagcaACGGCTGTATCCACTTGGAGTCTCTACCGGGGGTAAATATTGTCCCTCAGCCTTTCTTTCCAGTGTTATCCACTGTTCCTTCCAAATaccaactttttcttttcctgaagaaacatctgaaaaaaaaaaaaaaaagaaagaaacgtcTGTTCCCTCCTCCGCCTAACGGGCTTTGCACTcgtctcttcctttttccctcaGCAGGAGACCTGGCTGGGACTTGGATTTCCCCTCATCATTTGCCTACTCAGTCAGGAATCCAAGCTCAAAAGGCTTGGGCTCTAGAGGCTCCTGTATTTCCAGAGAGGCTAAACTGGGCTGAGGCCCACAGTACATCTTCTCTCTGGGATGAAGTTACTATTCTACGATCCAAGCTTCGATCCCAGGCTCAG GTGACTGAAGCACTACGGCAGGCTGTCCAGGGCCTGCTGGAAGAGCGAGAGCAGCAGAAGTACCAGATCTCTGCCCTGGAAG CATCACTAAGGTTGCTGCAGGGCGGCCCAGAGCAAAGAGTCCTTCTCCTGGAGCAACTTCTGGAAGAGATGAGAAGGGAACTGCAGGGCCTTCGAAGCCAAGTGCAGGAACAGGCCCGAGCCCAAATACAGACAGGAGCACAGAAGTGCAGTGCCACCAGTGGCCTTCACGAAGAGCTTCAGAATGA GCGGCAACTGCTGTGCGAGGAGTCCCAGATTCTTCGGGAGGAACTAAAGTTGCTACGGGACCAGCTGA GCCAGCACCAGGAGCTGCTACTGAAACAGATAACTGAGAGGCGGCAAGCTCAGGCCTGCAGCTGGAAG ATGTTGGATCAGCTGCAAAGTGGCCAGGATGGCAAAGGTCACACCCTGGAGGCTGTCAGAACAGAGGTCCAAGATGCCCGGCAGGAGCATGACCTCCTCAG GACTTCCGTTCATGTCCTTCAATCTAAGCTGCCCAGACTGCCTACCTTCGCCATGTCGCTTTCTTCATCTAGCTCTGAAGTCAGGCTTCTGGACAGTAACAGTAGCTGGGAACTTTTAAGGAAGCTAG ATCTCCAGAGGCATACCCTTTCTAACCCGGAGCCCAGCAGCTTTCAGCTCCAGGCCCAGAGCCTTGAGCAAGAGGACCTATTCTTTAAGGGCCCCAAGATACTCCTAAGTGACCTGTAA
- the CCDC163 gene encoding transmembrane protein CCDC163 isoform X11: MAPEFVGSKGTRRQGARPLPQAMSRSLSWSEQLDALLNATDRNVSRIKQRLYPLGVSTGGDLAGTWISPHHLPTQSGIQAQKAWALEAPVFPERLNWAEAHSTSSLWDEVTILRSKLRSQAQVTEALRQAVQGLLEEREQQKYQISALEASLRLLQGGPEQRVLLLEQLLEEMRRELQGLRSQVQEQARAQIQTGAQKCSATSGLHEELQNERQLLCEESQILREELKLLRDQLSQHQELLLKQITERRQAQACSWKISRGIPFLTRSPAAFSSRPRALSKRTYSLRAPRYS, encoded by the exons ATGGCGCCAGAGTT TGTGGGGAGCAAGGGCACAAGACGCCAGGGAGCCAGACCCCTGCCGCAGGCTATGAGTAGGAGCCTGAGCTGGTCTGAGCAGCTCGACGCGCTTCTCAATGCTACGGACCGAAATGTGAGCAGGATTAAG caACGGCTGTATCCACTTGGAGTCTCTACCGGGG GAGACCTGGCTGGGACTTGGATTTCCCCTCATCATTTGCCTACTCAGTCAGGAATCCAAGCTCAAAAGGCTTGGGCTCTAGAGGCTCCTGTATTTCCAGAGAGGCTAAACTGGGCTGAGGCCCACAGTACATCTTCTCTCTGGGATGAAGTTACTATTCTACGATCCAAGCTTCGATCCCAGGCTCAG GTGACTGAAGCACTACGGCAGGCTGTCCAGGGCCTGCTGGAAGAGCGAGAGCAGCAGAAGTACCAGATCTCTGCCCTGGAAG CATCACTAAGGTTGCTGCAGGGCGGCCCAGAGCAAAGAGTCCTTCTCCTGGAGCAACTTCTGGAAGAGATGAGAAGGGAACTGCAGGGCCTTCGAAGCCAAGTGCAGGAACAGGCCCGAGCCCAAATACAGACAGGAGCACAGAAGTGCAGTGCCACCAGTGGCCTTCACGAAGAGCTTCAGAATGA GCGGCAACTGCTGTGCGAGGAGTCCCAGATTCTTCGGGAGGAACTAAAGTTGCTACGGGACCAGCTGA GCCAGCACCAGGAGCTGCTACTGAAACAGATAACTGAGAGGCGGCAAGCTCAGGCCTGCAGCTGGAAG ATCTCCAGAGGCATACCCTTTCTAACCCGGAGCCCAGCAGCTTTCAGCTCCAGGCCCAGAGCCTTGAGCAAGAGGACCTATTCTTTAAGGGCCCCAAGATACTCCTAA
- the CCDC163 gene encoding transmembrane protein CCDC163 isoform X4 — translation MAPEFVGSKGTRRQGARPLPQAMSRSLSWSEQLDALLNATDRNVSRIKQRLYPLGVSTGGDLAGTWISPHHLPTQSGIQAQKAWALEAPVFPERLNWAEAHSTSSLWDEVTILRSKLRSQAQVTEALRQAVQGLLEEREQQKYQISALEASLRLLQGGPEQRVLLLEQLLEEMRRELQGLRSQVQEQARAQIQTGAQKCSATSGLHEELQNERQLLCEESQILREELKLLRDQLSQHQELLLKQITERRQAQACSWKMLDQLQSGQDGKGHTLEAVRTEVQDARQEHDLLRTSVHVLQSKLPRLPTFAMSLSSSSSEVRLLDSNSSWELLRKLGEDLQRHTLSNPEPSSFQLQAQSLEQEDLFFKGPKILLSDL, via the exons ATGGCGCCAGAGTT TGTGGGGAGCAAGGGCACAAGACGCCAGGGAGCCAGACCCCTGCCGCAGGCTATGAGTAGGAGCCTGAGCTGGTCTGAGCAGCTCGACGCGCTTCTCAATGCTACGGACCGAAATGTGAGCAGGATTAAG caACGGCTGTATCCACTTGGAGTCTCTACCGGGG GAGACCTGGCTGGGACTTGGATTTCCCCTCATCATTTGCCTACTCAGTCAGGAATCCAAGCTCAAAAGGCTTGGGCTCTAGAGGCTCCTGTATTTCCAGAGAGGCTAAACTGGGCTGAGGCCCACAGTACATCTTCTCTCTGGGATGAAGTTACTATTCTACGATCCAAGCTTCGATCCCAGGCTCAG GTGACTGAAGCACTACGGCAGGCTGTCCAGGGCCTGCTGGAAGAGCGAGAGCAGCAGAAGTACCAGATCTCTGCCCTGGAAG CATCACTAAGGTTGCTGCAGGGCGGCCCAGAGCAAAGAGTCCTTCTCCTGGAGCAACTTCTGGAAGAGATGAGAAGGGAACTGCAGGGCCTTCGAAGCCAAGTGCAGGAACAGGCCCGAGCCCAAATACAGACAGGAGCACAGAAGTGCAGTGCCACCAGTGGCCTTCACGAAGAGCTTCAGAATGA GCGGCAACTGCTGTGCGAGGAGTCCCAGATTCTTCGGGAGGAACTAAAGTTGCTACGGGACCAGCTGA GCCAGCACCAGGAGCTGCTACTGAAACAGATAACTGAGAGGCGGCAAGCTCAGGCCTGCAGCTGGAAG ATGTTGGATCAGCTGCAAAGTGGCCAGGATGGCAAAGGTCACACCCTGGAGGCTGTCAGAACAGAGGTCCAAGATGCCCGGCAGGAGCATGACCTCCTCAG GACTTCCGTTCATGTCCTTCAATCTAAGCTGCCCAGACTGCCTACCTTCGCCATGTCGCTTTCTTCATCTAGCTCTGAAGTCAGGCTTCTGGACAGTAACAGTAGCTGGGAACTTTTAAGGAAGCTAGGTGAGG ATCTCCAGAGGCATACCCTTTCTAACCCGGAGCCCAGCAGCTTTCAGCTCCAGGCCCAGAGCCTTGAGCAAGAGGACCTATTCTTTAAGGGCCCCAAGATACTCCTAAGTGACCTGTAA
- the CCDC163 gene encoding transmembrane protein CCDC163 isoform X6, whose translation MSRSLSWSEQLDALLNATDRNVSRIKQRLYPLGVSTGAGDLAGTWISPHHLPTQSGIQAQKAWALEAPVFPERLNWAEAHSTSSLWDEVTILRSKLRSQAQVTEALRQAVQGLLEEREQQKYQISALEASLRLLQGGPEQRVLLLEQLLEEMRRELQGLRSQVQEQARAQIQTGAQKCSATSGLHEELQNERQLLCEESQILREELKLLRDQLSQHQELLLKQITERRQAQACSWKMLDQLQSGQDGKGHTLEAVRTEVQDARQEHDLLRTSVHVLQSKLPRLPTFAMSLSSSSSEVRLLDSNSSWELLRKLGEDLQRHTLSNPEPSSFQLQAQSLEQEDLFFKGPKILLSDL comes from the exons ATGAGTAGGAGCCTGAGCTGGTCTGAGCAGCTCGACGCGCTTCTCAATGCTACGGACCGAAATGTGAGCAGGATTAAG caACGGCTGTATCCACTTGGAGTCTCTACCGGGG CAGGAGACCTGGCTGGGACTTGGATTTCCCCTCATCATTTGCCTACTCAGTCAGGAATCCAAGCTCAAAAGGCTTGGGCTCTAGAGGCTCCTGTATTTCCAGAGAGGCTAAACTGGGCTGAGGCCCACAGTACATCTTCTCTCTGGGATGAAGTTACTATTCTACGATCCAAGCTTCGATCCCAGGCTCAG GTGACTGAAGCACTACGGCAGGCTGTCCAGGGCCTGCTGGAAGAGCGAGAGCAGCAGAAGTACCAGATCTCTGCCCTGGAAG CATCACTAAGGTTGCTGCAGGGCGGCCCAGAGCAAAGAGTCCTTCTCCTGGAGCAACTTCTGGAAGAGATGAGAAGGGAACTGCAGGGCCTTCGAAGCCAAGTGCAGGAACAGGCCCGAGCCCAAATACAGACAGGAGCACAGAAGTGCAGTGCCACCAGTGGCCTTCACGAAGAGCTTCAGAATGA GCGGCAACTGCTGTGCGAGGAGTCCCAGATTCTTCGGGAGGAACTAAAGTTGCTACGGGACCAGCTGA GCCAGCACCAGGAGCTGCTACTGAAACAGATAACTGAGAGGCGGCAAGCTCAGGCCTGCAGCTGGAAG ATGTTGGATCAGCTGCAAAGTGGCCAGGATGGCAAAGGTCACACCCTGGAGGCTGTCAGAACAGAGGTCCAAGATGCCCGGCAGGAGCATGACCTCCTCAG GACTTCCGTTCATGTCCTTCAATCTAAGCTGCCCAGACTGCCTACCTTCGCCATGTCGCTTTCTTCATCTAGCTCTGAAGTCAGGCTTCTGGACAGTAACAGTAGCTGGGAACTTTTAAGGAAGCTAGGTGAGG ATCTCCAGAGGCATACCCTTTCTAACCCGGAGCCCAGCAGCTTTCAGCTCCAGGCCCAGAGCCTTGAGCAAGAGGACCTATTCTTTAAGGGCCCCAAGATACTCCTAAGTGACCTGTAA
- the CCDC163 gene encoding transmembrane protein CCDC163 isoform X5: MAPEFVGSKGTRRQGARPLPQAMSRSLSWSEQLDALLNATDRNVSRIKQRLYPLGVSTGAGDLAGTWISPHHLPTQSGIQAQKAWALEAPVFPERLNWAEAHSTSSLWDEVTILRSKLRSQAQVTEALRQAVQGLLEEREQQKYQISALEASLRLLQGGPEQRVLLLEQLLEEMRRELQGLRSQVQEQARAQIQTGAQKCSATSGLHEELQNERQLLCEESQILREELKLLRDQLSQHQELLLKQITERRQAQACSWKMLDQLQSGQDGKGHTLEAVRTEVQDARQEHDLLRTSVHVLQSKLPRLPTFAMSLSSSSSEVRLLDSNSSWELLRKLDLQRHTLSNPEPSSFQLQAQSLEQEDLFFKGPKILLSDL, from the exons ATGGCGCCAGAGTT TGTGGGGAGCAAGGGCACAAGACGCCAGGGAGCCAGACCCCTGCCGCAGGCTATGAGTAGGAGCCTGAGCTGGTCTGAGCAGCTCGACGCGCTTCTCAATGCTACGGACCGAAATGTGAGCAGGATTAAG caACGGCTGTATCCACTTGGAGTCTCTACCGGGG CAGGAGACCTGGCTGGGACTTGGATTTCCCCTCATCATTTGCCTACTCAGTCAGGAATCCAAGCTCAAAAGGCTTGGGCTCTAGAGGCTCCTGTATTTCCAGAGAGGCTAAACTGGGCTGAGGCCCACAGTACATCTTCTCTCTGGGATGAAGTTACTATTCTACGATCCAAGCTTCGATCCCAGGCTCAG GTGACTGAAGCACTACGGCAGGCTGTCCAGGGCCTGCTGGAAGAGCGAGAGCAGCAGAAGTACCAGATCTCTGCCCTGGAAG CATCACTAAGGTTGCTGCAGGGCGGCCCAGAGCAAAGAGTCCTTCTCCTGGAGCAACTTCTGGAAGAGATGAGAAGGGAACTGCAGGGCCTTCGAAGCCAAGTGCAGGAACAGGCCCGAGCCCAAATACAGACAGGAGCACAGAAGTGCAGTGCCACCAGTGGCCTTCACGAAGAGCTTCAGAATGA GCGGCAACTGCTGTGCGAGGAGTCCCAGATTCTTCGGGAGGAACTAAAGTTGCTACGGGACCAGCTGA GCCAGCACCAGGAGCTGCTACTGAAACAGATAACTGAGAGGCGGCAAGCTCAGGCCTGCAGCTGGAAG ATGTTGGATCAGCTGCAAAGTGGCCAGGATGGCAAAGGTCACACCCTGGAGGCTGTCAGAACAGAGGTCCAAGATGCCCGGCAGGAGCATGACCTCCTCAG GACTTCCGTTCATGTCCTTCAATCTAAGCTGCCCAGACTGCCTACCTTCGCCATGTCGCTTTCTTCATCTAGCTCTGAAGTCAGGCTTCTGGACAGTAACAGTAGCTGGGAACTTTTAAGGAAGCTAG ATCTCCAGAGGCATACCCTTTCTAACCCGGAGCCCAGCAGCTTTCAGCTCCAGGCCCAGAGCCTTGAGCAAGAGGACCTATTCTTTAAGGGCCCCAAGATACTCCTAAGTGACCTGTAA
- the CCDC163 gene encoding transmembrane protein CCDC163 isoform X9, which yields MWVNRLQNRTHWPVHLFLFSNGCIHLESLPGVNIVPQPFFPVLSTVPSKYQLFLFLKKHLKKKKKRKKRLFPPPPNGLCTRLFLFPSAGDLAGTWISPHHLPTQSGIQAQKAWALEAPVFPERLNWAEAHSTSSLWDEVTILRSKLRSQAQVTEALRQAVQGLLEEREQQKYQISALEASLRLLQGGPEQRVLLLEQLLEEMRRELQGLRSQVQEQARAQIQTGAQKCSATSGLHEELQNERQLLCEESQILREELKLLRDQLSQHQELLLKQITERRQAQACSWKISRGIPFLTRSPAAFSSRPRALSKRTYSLRAPRYS from the exons ATGTGGGTTAATAGATTGCAAAACAGAACTCATTGGCCTgtgcatttgtttctttttagcaACGGCTGTATCCACTTGGAGTCTCTACCGGGGGTAAATATTGTCCCTCAGCCTTTCTTTCCAGTGTTATCCACTGTTCCTTCCAAATaccaactttttcttttcctgaagaaacatctgaaaaaaaaaaaaaaaagaaagaaacgtcTGTTCCCTCCTCCGCCTAACGGGCTTTGCACTcgtctcttcctttttccctcaGCAGGAGACCTGGCTGGGACTTGGATTTCCCCTCATCATTTGCCTACTCAGTCAGGAATCCAAGCTCAAAAGGCTTGGGCTCTAGAGGCTCCTGTATTTCCAGAGAGGCTAAACTGGGCTGAGGCCCACAGTACATCTTCTCTCTGGGATGAAGTTACTATTCTACGATCCAAGCTTCGATCCCAGGCTCAG GTGACTGAAGCACTACGGCAGGCTGTCCAGGGCCTGCTGGAAGAGCGAGAGCAGCAGAAGTACCAGATCTCTGCCCTGGAAG CATCACTAAGGTTGCTGCAGGGCGGCCCAGAGCAAAGAGTCCTTCTCCTGGAGCAACTTCTGGAAGAGATGAGAAGGGAACTGCAGGGCCTTCGAAGCCAAGTGCAGGAACAGGCCCGAGCCCAAATACAGACAGGAGCACAGAAGTGCAGTGCCACCAGTGGCCTTCACGAAGAGCTTCAGAATGA GCGGCAACTGCTGTGCGAGGAGTCCCAGATTCTTCGGGAGGAACTAAAGTTGCTACGGGACCAGCTGA GCCAGCACCAGGAGCTGCTACTGAAACAGATAACTGAGAGGCGGCAAGCTCAGGCCTGCAGCTGGAAG ATCTCCAGAGGCATACCCTTTCTAACCCGGAGCCCAGCAGCTTTCAGCTCCAGGCCCAGAGCCTTGAGCAAGAGGACCTATTCTTTAAGGGCCCCAAGATACTCCTAA